In Oryza brachyantha chromosome 1, ObraRS2, whole genome shotgun sequence, the following are encoded in one genomic region:
- the LOC102715060 gene encoding ervatamin-B-like, which produces MASSKPYHLGLVLSITCLLQVLLAAANPPPPPPCEKSDKELRFMFSQWMSTYAKHYSCPQEQEKRYQVWKGNTNFIGAFRSQTVLSSGVGAFAPQTVTESVVGMNRFGDLTTGEFVQQFTGFNATGFVPPRPTPISPHSWQPCCVDWRSSGAVTGVKFQGNTCASCWAFAAAAAIEGLNKIKTGELVSVSEQVMVDCDTGSFGCSGGHSDTALSLVASRGGVASEEAYPYTGVSGSCDVGKLLSGHSASVSGFRAVPPNDERQLALAVARQPVTVYIDVSAPEFQFYKGGVFRGPCNAGRVNHAVTVVGYCENIGGDKYWIAKNSWGSDWGDQGYVYLAKDVLSPQGTCGLATSPFYPTV; this is translated from the exons ATGGCTTCTTCCAAGCCTTACCACCTTGGGCTTGTCCTCTCCATCACTTGCCTCCTGCAGGTCCTGCTCGCCGCGGCGaaccccccgccgccgccgccatgcgaGAAGTCCGACAAGGAGCTGAGGTTCATGTTCTCGCAGTGGATGTCCACGTACGCGAAGCACTACTCGTGCCCGCAGGAGCAGGAGAAGCGGTACCAGGTGTGGAAGGGCAACACCAACTTCATCGGCGCCTTCCGCAGCCAGACGGTGCTCTcctccggcgtcggcgcctTCGCGCCGCAGACCGTCACGGAGTCTGTCGTCGGCATGAACAGGTTCGGCGACCTGACGACCGGCGAGTTCGTGCAGCAGTTCACCGGGTTCAACGCCACCGGGTTCGTCCCGCCGCGGCCGACCCCGATCTCGCCGCACTCGTGGCAGCCGTGCTGCGTCGACTGGCGCTCCAGCGGCGCCGTCACCGGCGTCAAGTTCCAAGGCAATACTTGCG CGTCGTGCTGGGcgttcgcggcggcggcggccatcgaGGGCCTCAACAAGATCAAGACCGGCGAGCTGGTGTCGGTGTCGGAGCAGGTGATGGTGGACTGCGACACCGGGAGCTTCGGCTGCAGCGGCGGCCACTCCGACACGGCGCTCAGCCTGGTGGcctcccgcggcggcgtcgcgtcgGAGGAGGCGTACCCCTACACCGGCGTGAGCGGCAGCTGCGACGTGGGCAAGCTGCTGTCCGGCCACTCGGCGTCCGTGTCCGGGTtccgcgccgtgccgcccAACGACGAGCGGCAGCTGGcgctggcggtggcgcggcagcCGGTGACTGTGTACATCGACGTGAGCGCGCCGGAGTTCCAGTTCTACAAGGGCGGCGTGTTCCGGGGCCCCTGCAACGCCGGGAGGGTGAACCACGCCGTCACCGTGGTCGGCTACTGCGAGAACATCGGCGGCGACAAGTACTGGATCGCCAAGAACTCGTGGGGCAGCGACTGGGGCGACCAGGGCTACGTCTACCTCGCCAAGGACGTGTTGTCGCCGCAGGGCACGTGCGGCCTCGCCACCTCGCCATTCTACCCGACGGTGTAA
- the LOC102714778 gene encoding protein SRG1-like, with protein MQSLPVPSVQAMVAATGGTDVPPRYLRLGDEAVATDGEAEIPVIDFQRLKLGHGEEMTLLHRACQDWGFFQLINHSVPEDLLEGMKSNVKGFFELPAETKKQFAQERGQLDGYGQLFVVSDDQQLDWADILFLNTQPVQERNIRFWPDQPPDFRSTLDKYSAAVKSIVDFLLVAMSNNLGVDPEVIADKCGTDGIQAVRMNYYPPCVQADKVIGFSPHSDSDLLTLVLQVNEVDGLQIKRNGTWFPVRPLDGAFIVNVGDILQIFTNGRYKSVEHRAVVNTKKERLSVVAFHSPSIHAIIGPLREMVAHEDDAVYKNIDHDEFMKLFFSAKLDGKSFLDRMKRL; from the exons ATGCAGTCTCTCCCAGTGCCGAGCGTGCAGGCAATGGTGGCGGCCACGGGTGGTACTGATGTGCCACCCAGATACCTCCGCCTGGGAGACGAGGCAGTTGCTACTGATGGAGAGGCTGAGATCCCTGTCATTGACTTCCAGAGGCTGAAGCTCGGCCATGGTGAGGAGATGACACTTCTCCACAGGGCCTGCCAGGACTGGGGCTTCTTCCAG TTAATAAATCACAGTGTCCCAGAAGATTTGCTGGAGGGGATGAAGTCCAACGTGAAGGGATTCTTTGAGCTGCCTGCAGAAACCAAGAAACAGTTTGCTCAGGAGCGAGGGCAGCTGGATGGTTATGGCCAACTGTTTGTTGTCTCGGATGATCAGCAGCTTGACTGGGCTGACATTCTCTTCCTCAATACACAGCCAGTGCAGGAAAGGAATATCAGATTCTGGCCTGACCAACCTCCTGACTTCAG ATCAACACTGGACAAATATTCTGCTGCTGTGAAGAGCATAGTGGATTTCCTCTTGGTTGCTATGTCGAACAACTTGGGAGTGGATCCAGAGGTGATTGCAGACAAATGTGGCACTGATGGGATCCAGGCGGTGAGGATGAACTACTACCCTCCATGCGTTCAGGCAGACAAAGTCATCGGCTTCTCTCCTCACTCTGACTCTGATCTGTTGACCCTTGTCCTCCAAGTGAACGAGGTGGATGGCCTGCAGATCAAGAGAAACGGGACATGGTTTCCTGTCAGGCCTTTGGATGGTGCTTTCATTGTTAATGTGGGAGACATTCTTCAG ATTTTCACAAACGGGAGGTACAAGAGTGTCGAGCACCGGGCTGTTGTGAACACAAAGAAAGAGCGGCTGTCGGTGGTGGCCTTCCATTCTCCAAGCATCCATGCCATCATTGGTCCTCTGAGGGAGATGGTGGCACATGAAGATGATGCTGTTTATAAGAACATAGACCATGATGAGTTCATGAAGCTCTTCTTCTCTGCCAAGCTGGATGGGAAGAGCTTCTTGGACAGGATGAAGAGGCTCTAG
- the LOC102714503 gene encoding exocyst complex component SEC15B yields the protein MRRHGDGGASAAASEADLAQLSTAIAAGEDLGPFVRRAFACGRPEPLLASLRAAARDREAEIEELCRAHFHDFIRAVDDLRSLLADADALKGSLSSSHAALLSSAAPLLASLESFLAARALAGNLSSALASSRRCVRLLALANRANAHLQAGNHNLYLALRAVDAIDRDLASGPEPLPLPTLRRMLLSLVPAVRAHAEREISREFSDWMVSIRAASRHLGQVAIGRSAAARQRQEELRSKHRPLEECITLDDDGVGDIDDFAAAAATADVADGAAAASFDLTPLYRAMHVHHTLALGERFKKYYLENRKLQLTSDFDVIAATPFLESHQVFFSQIAGFFIVEDRVFSTGGGLTSRADVDALWDSAVAKMVSVMEDNFSRMQTANHLLLITDYAALVSATMRRYGYPVGMLLDVLARHRDKYHDLLLADCRRQVVEALAADKFDQMLMRKEYEYSMNVLAFGIQSSDITPAFPYVAPFSCTVPDICRIVRSFIEDSVSFMAHGGGGDTYAAVKKYLGRILSEVVDASIQKLVDSGGGLSVSQAMQVAANMSVMERACEFFTGHAAQLCGVPLRAVERGRRDFPLRKSRDAAEALLLRLLCSKVDEFMGQSDGVNWMTDDPPPGGNEYANEVIIYLETLTSTAQQILPLPVLRRVLVAVLAHISERIVGLFLNDSVKRFNANAVTGIDTDLKMFEAFGESMSSLFVDSGQDSAANEMKAALVEARQLVNLLMSNSPENFLNPVIREKSYNKLDYKKVAAISEKFRDSSESYFSTFGTRGARQNPKKKSLDTLIKRLREAS from the coding sequence ATGCGGCGCCACGGCGACGGgggggcgtcggcggcggcgtcggaggcCGACCTCGCGCAGCTGTCCACCGCCATCGCGGCGGGGGAGGACCTGGGGCCCTTCGTGCGGCGGGCGTTCGCGTGCGGGCGGCCCGAGCCGCTGCTCGCGTCgctccgcgccgcggcgagggaCCGGGAGGCCGAGATCGAGGAGCTCTGCCGCGCCCACTTCCACGACTTCATccgcgccgtcgacgacctgcgctccctcctcgccgacgccgacgcgctcAAGGGGTCGCTCTCGTCCTCCCACGCCgcgctcctctcctccgccgcgccgctgctcgcctcgCTCGAGTCCTTCCTCGCCGCGCGGGCGCTCGCGGGAAACCTCTCCTCCGcgctcgcctcctcccgccgctgcGTCCGCCTGCTCGCCCTCGCCAACCGCGCCAACGCGCACCTGCAGGCCGGCAACCACAACCTCTACCTCGCGCTGCGCGCCGTCGATGCCATTGACCGCGACCTCGCCTCCGGCCCCGAGCCGCTGCCCCTTCCCACCCTCCGCCGCATGCTGCTTAGCCTCGTCCCAGCGGTCCGTGCCCACGCCGAGCGCGAGATCTCCAGGGAGTTCTCCGACTGGATGGTCAGCatccgcgccgcgtcgcggcACCTTGGCCAGGTGGCCATTGGCCGCTCCGCTGCCGCCAGGCAGCGCCAGGAGGAGCTCCGATCCAAGCACCGCCCGCTCGAGGAGTGCATAACcctggacgacgacggtgtCGGCGACATTGATGACTTCGCAGCAGCCGCGGCAACCGCGGACGTTGCAGATGGTGCCGCTGCAGCGTCGTTCGACCTCACGCCACTCTACCGCGCGATGCATGTACACCATACCCTGGCGCTTGGGGAGCGCTTCAAGAAGTATTATTTGGAGAACAGGAAGCTGCAGCTAACATCGGACTTTGATGTGATTGCGGCAACGCCATTCCTTGAGTCCCACCAGGTGTTCTTCTCGCAGATTGCTGGGTTCTTTATTGTCGAGGACCGTGTGTTTAGTACAGGGGGTGGGCTCACGTCCCGGGCTGATGTAGATGCACTATGGGATTCCGCCGTCGCAAAGATGGTGTCTGTGATGGAGGACAACTTCTCTCGGATGCAGACAGCAAATCACCTGCTTCTGATAACTGATTATGCTGCTTTAGTTTCTGCCACGATGAGGCGGTATGGTTATCCAGTAGGGATGCTGCTCGATGTCCTGGCTAGGCATCGGGACAAGTATCATGACTTGCTACTTGCTGATTGCCGTAGGCAGGTGGTAGAGGCACTGGCTGCAGATAAGTTTGATCAGATGCTGATGAGAAAAGAGTATGAGTACTCAATGAATGTGCTTGCATTTGGGATTCAGAGCTCAGATATCACCCCAGCATTCCCATATGTTGCTCCGTTTTCATGCACCGTGCCAGATATTTGCCGCATTGTTCGGTCATTCATCGAGGATTCTGTAAGCTTCATGGCACATGGGGGTGGTGGGGACACTTATGCAGCAGTTAAAAAGTACCTTGGTCGGATTCTTTCAGAGGTGGTTGATGCGTCGATACAAAAGCTTGTGGATTCTGGTGGTGGTCTGAGTGTTTCCCAGGCAATGCAGGTTGCTGCAAACATGTCTGTTATGGAGCGTGCATGTGAGTTTTTCACAGGTCATGCAGCACAACTGTGTGGTGTACCACTTCGTGCAGTGGAGCGTGGGCGGCGTGACTTCCCACTTCGCAAGTCCCGTGATGCTGCGGAGGCACTTTTACTACGACTTCTATGTTCTAAGGTTGATGAGTTCATGGGACAATCTGATGGTGTCAATTGGATGACTGATGATCCACCACCTGGTGGAAATGAGTATGCAAATGAGGTCATTATCTATCTGGAGACACTCACTTCAACTGCACAGCAGATCCTCCCCCTTCCGGTGCTCCGGCGAGTCCTTGTCGCAGTGCTTGCCCACATATCTGAGAGGATTGTTGGGCTCTTCTTGAATGACTCAGTCAAGCGGTTCAATGCTAACGCAGTCACTGGAATTGATACTGATCTCAAAATGTTCGAGGCGTTTGGGGAGAGCATGTCCAGCTTATTTGTGGACTCTGGTCAAGATTCTGCAGCAAATGAAATGAAGGCTGCACTCGTGGAGGCGAGACAGCTAGTAAATCTTCTTATGAGCAACAGCCCAGAGAATTTCCTTAACCCAGTGATCCGTGAGAAGAGCTATAATAAGCTTGATTACAAAAAGGTGGCTGCCATATCAGAGAAATTCCGGGATTCCTCTGAGAGCTATTTCTCAACATTTGGAACTAGGGGTGCTAGGCAAAACCCAAAGAAGAAATCTCTTGATACTCTCATAAAAAGGCTCAGAGAAGCCAGCTAG